The nucleotide sequence CCCTTAGAAAGATAAagattacatatgtgtgtgttttgtttaagGCCCAGGACTCAAATACCAAGAAGAATGGGGTAATTTTCTGTTATGGACAGCAGTCCTGCCCTGAAGAAGTAAGTCCACAATGGTCCCTTCATTTCTAATGTTCTCCACTGAAATACATCATCTATTATGGCCAGTTAATTACACATAATAAATTTTATCCAAAAACCCCAAGTGAAAAATACAGCCATATGCAGGTGACTCAAGGAACCTCTTTACTTCAGACTCAAGCCCCAGCTGCTTCCAAGCCAATTACATTCCTTCTCATGAAGAGCCATGTAGGAAATGAAGACCTGGGCTCTGCTGGCGAGGCTGCTCGTACCTTGGAGAGAAGCGATGAACTCATAGACCTCTTCTACGCTCCATCTGCTAGGATTACTAGACAGGAACATGGGGTTGATGCCGTGTAATTCTGGCGTAGGTGGAGCTGTAATGGTGTTCCCAAGTTCACGTTCTCCGTGCCCAGCTCTTACTGACAATGGCCCAGGAGAGGTTGGGGAAAGTGCTTCATCATAACTGGAATTATCTGAACCCCGACTAGAATCCTCTTGACCCTGTAGAGAAAATAGCAAAACAGGCAAGTATAAGTATCATGAGTGTCTTACCTTCCTCAGTTGTCCCAGGTTAAGCACTGAAGAAAAATTAATCTTCAATAATCTACTTCACTCACAAATGCACAGAGCCTACTCCAAGCACCTCTCTATAAACTATCGCTTCTTTAAGTCTCCCCTTGTGCACACAACTGATTTTTCTCTATTCAAGTACAGTGAAAACTAGTGGACACATGAACTACTCGACAAGTTAAAGGAGACAAAAGAACAGGATCTCTTGCAGTGTGGAGTAACAAAATCAATGTCAAACTACATTCTGGTATCATGTCCTTTTACCTGAGCAAAGGAATTGccccaagagaaaggaaaatgatcCCTTCAAACTTTAGCTGGCCCTGCACTATAAACTTACCCGGTGACGCTTGCCCTGGACCTTGGCACGAGCAATATCTGAAGAGCTGCGACGGGGTCCACGCCTTCGAACACGAGCATAGCTGGCTTCCTGGAATTCCTTCATCTTTTTCCTCTTCAGCCGGAATTGATGGCTACAGCTCACATTGTACCTAAGGCCAAGCATACAGAGGATGTCAAGTGCAACAAGAAACTATACGCTGCCCTTCCATAAATGTGAGTTGGTATTTTAAGAGCTGATTTGGAAAAAGGagtgaaaacaaaaaggaagcttGGCTGGGGAATGACCCTGGAGAAGGGATGTAGCACTGGATGAGAAACCAGTGTTGAGGTGGAAGATGGTTGGTGTACACATACCTCTTTGCACAAGTCATAGAACAAAACCTCTTGGAGCCACGAAACTGCTCTGCTGGGGCGTACTTCCCACAGTACTCGCACTTCAGGAGGTTAGCCTTCTTATCTAGCTCTGGAAAGGCAATGAATCACTGGAGTTACCACGGACTAGTTTTCTACAGGGTTTTCCCCAAAAGACCTATACAAGTTAGTTGAGTATCTCTAAAAATCAAACCCTATAAATATAAAGGCTTGTATCTCAAGACTGATCTGGCCTGGCATGCAGTGCAAGCCCATCTGccaccagcacttaggaggctgaggcagaagcatgTTAAAAGTTGAATTTAAGGCAAGCTCCTGCTTTCccaaaacaaaggagaaagatAAAAGACTATAAGATGCCTGCCACACCTTAGGCCACAGTATTTCCATTTCAGCTTTCTTACTAATTTTACCCTAATTCAAATCAGATTTCAGATacaattccatttctttttttgtttgtttgtttttggtttttcgaggtagggtctcactctagctcaggccaacctgaaattcactatgtagtctcagggtggtcttgaactcatgcctatcctcctacctctgcctcccaagtgctggaattaaaggtgcacgccatcatgcccggctctacAATTCCATTTCTAAACAGGGAAGCGGAACTAATTACTAATGCATAGACGGATACAAAATCTCTTTCACAGACTCCAAAAGTATGGAAAAAATTTAAGAGTCCTTAATATAGGTTATGAAACTTAGAATAAAAACCAGAAGTTAAGAACATAAATGCCCTAATCTATTTATTCTTCagtgttgggaatcaaacctaacgCTTCATGTGTACTAGGCAAGTGTGAGCTAGTACTCAGCTACACACTATCATCTTCTGAAGAATATATCCTTACacacttaaaaataattcaatagGTTACTTTAGCTTGATGAAACTCTCCTAATTTTATATAGTTCTTCTGTATGGTTTTATATACTTTGTAGTACACAATGTGTATAGATGGTTACATATTGTGTTCCATTCAATATGTTACTTTAGCTTGATGAAACTTTCCTAATTTTATAGTTCTTCTGTAGGGTTTTACATACTCTGTAGAACACAATGTGTATAGACAGACTTTATCTAAATTCCTCTTTTAAGAACACAGGGGTTAAGTGGGTATGGTGACCTattcctgtaataccagcacacaGGAGTTAAGTGGCAGGGGGATCTCCACAATAACAGGAAGCCTCAACTACACAGTGAAACAAtgtttcaaaaaccaaacaagctgGGCCTGATAGcgttagcctttaatcccagcactagggaggcagaggtaggaggagtgctgtgaggcaaccctgagactacatagtgaattacaggtcagcctgggctagagagggactctaccctgaaaaataacatcaaaacaacaaaagaataaataaaaaagctaggCATAGCTGTGCATGCCTCTAACCCTAGTATTAGGTGGGAGCAGGAGAGTGGGAGTGGAGACAGTAGAATCACCAGGGATCCATGGTCAGCTCGTCTTACAAAAAATTGGAGAGCTCCAAgttaagagactccatctcacggAAGTAAGGAGGAAGAGCTATGGAGAATACCCGATGTCTTCCTTTGTTCCctgcacatttgcacacatacatgcatacacacctcatgtatatatacaaaaaaatgagtaaaaatatacTCACCAATGGAAGGGCTGTCTCCGCCCAAAGGGCCACTTGACTGACTTTCATTTAGCCCTGTTGGGACACTGGTTTGTAGTGGCTTCTCAGACTCCTTCAGTAACTGAGAACATCCcacctgtctcaaaggaagttcACAGATAATGTAGCCTAGTTCCTTTCTGCCTTTCTACAAACTTCATTTCCTATCATGTGTCTGCCTGGGTGGTCTCTGAGCTGAAGGTCAAGAGCAGCTCAGAGGGGAATCTCTTCCAACATGATAATCAGGGTCCCTAAATGGCTTTTACCAGCTAAACTAACGACAAAACAATAGGCTTTCCTTCCCTATCACTTGTCCTTTCCTCATGAAGGTATAGGGACTGCAAGAGGAATCAAGATAAGTAGGTTCTGTCTGATTATGCAACCCGTACACCAGAAACATCACTCAGATCCTCTCATAATTTTCTTCATTACAAAGCCACCTAGTTTACCTAACAGACATTATAGCTTTAAAAActacctttttccttttcttcttctcttcccatCATTTTCACTTGCTGATGATCCACATACTCCCCCtttgtcttcctttccttctttgcaaccaagaaagcagcataaTGGAAGGGCCACTCTAAATAAGTAGTTCTGTGCCATCTGCCCTTTGAGTATTGTGAAGAGACTAAATCCCCACCAGCAAATCCCACCTTCTGACCCTGTCCTCACCGGGAAAGGTTCTGCTCCTTCCTGGATAACAAAGCCTTCAATGATGTGCGTGAGAATCTGGGGCTTCACAATGGCCTGTgggagttttgagtcacccatcTGTCTGGACACCATGGCTAGCGTAGGAGGTGGTGCTGATGGGGTGGGGGTCAAGGCTACTAGTTCACTACTTGGGGTATTAGCATTCATACTGGCCACTGGTTCAGCtttctctgaaaaacaaacacatgaaAGAACAGATAAGGAGTGACAACTGATCCACTTACTACTGATCTCCCATAATATGGTCACCTTTGATCATTCACCATGGAGCCCATTTTTTGGATTTACTCATTCATCTACCAAATTTAAGCCCATCTTCTCCTGAAccacatttatttttccattcattCAGAACACTTCTCTATGCACTCAACAGGACTCTGGAAATCAGTTACTCACCTCCAAGACTGTTCTCCTCCATTACCTTTGGGCTCTCTGCTTCTGGAGATGCCTTGGTAGGAAGCAGCGAGCCCAATGTGGGGACATCATCTCGCTCCTCCTCAGACTCAGCTTTGCGTTTTACAGCCAAGGTCTGGGGTTTACTCTATTCAGAAAAACAGGAAAGAGGCCAAGATTTTGTTGTGAAGGAACTATAATTTGCACACTTTCAAAGAAATTTCTCTTAGCTGCAAATTCCACAATTTGTTTACTTCCCATGATGTACTTGGTCATCTCAATTAACTTATGTAAGGGCAAAAGAAGGTATCATTGAGTCCTGACTTAAGACTGTAAGACTCTTGTGAACCAACCACTATCTGCTGTCTTTCCAAAGAATGATTTGGTTAAGGCTACCCTGACCTAAGTTAGTATACATAAACCACTCCAGTAGTTCATTAACGAGTTTGGCAATACAAGTTCAGACATTTTATATACCTAACCCACAGAAAAAGAACAGATAAATAACACCATTATAATCTTCTCAATTCTAGCTTCCCATTAAATGATGCTCTATTTCCACTCAGTCCCAGGTCCACTCATGAGTGGCAGTACCGTCAACGCCACAGACATCACTCACCGGCAGGTGCACAGGCTGCATGTGGAAGGCAGCAGGGACCTGCGCTACAACAGGTGAGGAGCTGGTGGCCCCGCCTTTTAACACATGCGCTGTTCCTTGCACAGGAGCCAGGGTCATCCCAGGAGCCAAGGTAGGAGAACACTCCTGCAGTGCACCAGGAGCCTGGGATGAAGGTGGTGAGGAGGCCAAATGGGCTTGGCCAGGCTGCACTGCACCTGGCATCCCCCGAGAAGTAGGTACAGCAGCTGCCAGCTGTGCCAAGCTCAAAGCCTGTGCCTGTGCTGAACCTGGCTGCCGGCTACCCACAACTTGAACAGGGATATGAGGTGGTGGTTGCTGGGTAGCTGAAATCTTAGCAGTCCCTAATTGAGGAGGCTTGATAGGTGCTATGGGCGGTTTGGACTGGATGGGGATAGGGGGCTTAGGGGCTGAGTCAGGTGGAAGAGAGAGGGGTGACGACTGAAGCATGGGTTGAACCACCAGGGTTTGAGCCTGTTGAGACTGGGAAGGTGGGACCTGCTGTGTAGGTGGGACCTGGGGTGGCTGAGGAGCAGTGAGGGCTGttgcttgctgctgctgctgctgctgttgctgttgttgctgctgctgctgctgctgctgtgccaACTGGAGGTGTGTGGCTGTGTGCAACAGCTGGGACTGCcggtgctggaactgctgctggtGGTGAATGGCAATCTGCTGCTGAATCACCACCTGTTTCTGCTGGAGGTGaatctgctgctgttgctgaatCAGTGAATGGGGCTGGATCTGTGTGTATGTGGCTACAGGAGTAAGCGAGAATGgaacaagagaaaaagaacagaaattaataaTCCTTCTTAGTGAAAACTAAAATCATCTTTCCAAGGTATTATGTAATGGTAGACTAGACAGTGAAAACTCTCCTAATCTGAGAATCAGATTGTGAGTAAAAACCCAGCCTGTACAGAACTAGACCACTTCATCCATATTCTTCCACTGAGTTGGACATTATCAACTGTCTGCACTGTCAAAGATCTCAGACTCCCAGCCaacctggtggcacaggcttgtaatccaagtacttggcAGACTAAGGCAGGACTACAAACTCAAGGTCGGCCAGGACAACCTAGTGAGATCAGGTCTCAAAGTACCGATTttgaaaaggggggagggagggaacaagcATCTAGTTCCATGGTACACTGCTTGTCTAATTCTTCAAAATTACTCAAATCCAATGATTAAGGTTTTAGAAATAAAGagtatagctgggtgtggtggcatacgcctttaatcccagcactcaggaggcagaagtaggaggggagctgtgcgtttgaggccaccctgagactacattagtgaattccagatcagcctgggctagagtgagaccctacctcaaaaaaccaaagtaaataaataaataaagagtataAACATCAACATTACCAAGCAAGGTACACACATTTGATCTTTTACtaatttactttttagttttaaatattttgtattgattgatttgagaaagaggtaaataggtatagagagaatggatgcaccagggcctccagccactgcaaacaactccagaagcatgcaccatcatgttcatctggcttgcatgggttctggggaatcgaacctgagtcctttggctttacaggcaagcaccttaaccactaagccatttctccaggccaaggCACACACATTTTAGCTATATTTCATCCACAGAATGTAAACATGTATAGgactaagagatggctcagcagctaaaggtgtttgcttgcaaagctttccagCTCCAGGCTCAtgtaaaggcaggtgcacaaagtgggacatacacctgaagttcatttacagcagcaagaaggcctggcatgcccatacttactcactcactctgcttataaataaataaaaatatttctttaaagaaatgaaagtgggctgggaagatggcttagtggttaagacgtttgcctgcaaagccaaaggacccaagttcaattctccaggacccacgttagtacgatgcacaagggggtgcagcatctggagttcctttgcagtggctggaggccctggcgcgcccattctctcctctctctccctctcaaataaataaataaaatatttttaaaaaatgaaagtaagctgggcatggtggtacacgtctttaatcccaggaagacaaaggtgagaggatcactctgagttcgaggccaccctgagactacatagtgaattctaggtcagtctgggctagaatggaaccctaccacaaaaacaaacaaacaacaaaaaagtcaccaAGTACCCCTACAgcaaataccataaccccactgaggagggccctccagggtaacaggagctggggtgaggggataaGAGTGTAACCCACACTGAACAGAGTAAGGAAAACTTCGTCTTTTATATTACACTGTAAATAGCCTGATGACAGGGAATCTGCTTTTCAAAGATGTATCCCCAGCACAGTAGGCCATCTCAGAACTAACCTGTTCAAGGCTGACATTCTCTTTCCTTGCACTACTGCAGGgccaaaagaagcagaaaaaaatgggggtggggaaaggtACTTTAACAATATTCAAATGACATGTAAAACCAATGACATTATGAGAGGTGACGACTTACCTGAGCTAATAAGGGTCTGGCTGGGGGCAGGTGTAGCTGTCCGTGTCAGATTCATGCCCACGTTCTGCTGACCACTCCCATCTGCTTCTGCCTTCTTAGCAGCTGCGctttctgcttctgtctggctaccCTGGCTCATAGTCACTGTTTGGGCTGCAGGCAAGGGCTGCACCACTCCTGTGCCCTTCCTGGAACAGCTTCCACCACCCATTCCTGAGGACGGCAACTGACCCAAACCACCAGGAACTTGGCCACCTCCACCTGGACCCATGGATCCTGGAAGGCTATTCCCACTGCTTCCACCAGCTTGACTAAGATTAAGGGACTGGCCTGAGGCCCCAGAAGCCTGTGCCACAGCTAAGGCCTGGCCAGAGGCCTGGGAAAGGCTAGAGACAGGGGAGGCTCCAGGAGGAATGGCCTTCTGAGTGGAGCCTGGAATTTGAGGTCCTTGAGCTGAGGCCTGTTGGTTCCTTACTGCCAAATTCTGCACCTGGAAGatataatatgtaaaatatatatgcatacacacacacacacacacacacacacacatatatatcagtaGGTTGATAGATTCTATGGCATATTCAAAAGTGGCAAAGATAGCTGGCTAAAGTGTAATTCTCCACAGCCCACCTCATTCTTGCGCCACCACTTCTGCAGTAACACACATTAAAGTCCTTCCAGTACCCTAAAGATGAACTATGCAAAGTCTTATTTTTCAGTCTCTGTTATTCACTACCAAGTTTACcattaattttatcatttattctttcaaaatGTCTCTTTGACCTTCCATgtctccattcattcattcagcatcTACCAAATGGCTACACCATTCCAGGCACTACATTGGATATTGGAAATCCAAGGATAAAAGACACAGTTCTTGCTCTAAAtgcatactttctttttttatatatataatttatactgaAGCcatgtgtggcagtgcatgcctttaatcccagcactcaggaggcagaggtaggaggatcaccatgagttcaaggccaccctgaaactacataatgaattccaggacagcctgggccacagtgagaccctacctcgaaaaactaaaaaaaaaaaaaaaaattttatatatatatatatatatatatacacacacacacacaaacacacacacacacacacacatatacatacatacatacatatatatatatatatatatatatatatatatatatatatatatatgaaaccttaatatatgaacatattatatataaattggtcatattcctatctGGTTATACTCTCATggctcctctccccttcccccattccactgagggtccttctcAGTGAGGTTACTGGTATTCAGTGTGGGGTTAAAAAAGCACTAGTCAGTTTCTATGGTGATTACCCTATGGGCGACACCTCAGAGTATGTCTccccaccctgtagctcttacattctttctgccccctttctgcaatgttctctgtgcctcagaGTGCACATCATAATGCATACTTTCTATTACAGTATGACACATCAATACACACACTGTAAACAAAGTTCTACAGCCATACGGAAGACTAGGGAAACCAAGGAAGAGTTCCTATAGGCTATCTCACTGAGGCTCAGAAGGGTAACAGTGAAGACATACCTAACAGCATGTGTGAGGCCAcataaccaagaaagaaaaaaataaatttttttgtaattttttcatgaaagggacagagagaattggcactaaagggcctctagccactgcaatcaaagtccagacacatgtaccatcttgtgcacatgtgtgaatttacatgcttttgtcaccttgtgcttctggcctatgtgggacttggggagtcaaacatgggcccttaggttttgcaggcaagtgccttaaccactagccatctctccagcccagttttaaaaattataaatatgtcgCTATGTTTGGATGAGTTACAAGGAGTAGAACGAAGCAGGTAAGAACAGGTTGAgaccagagaggaagaaagatgatAGGTCATTAGGGACTTACTTGGTGTGCTAAAATAAGAAGAGTCTGAATGTTAATTTAGAAACACCAAGTTTATCTGTCTGTTTAGTGTTACAGTCCTAATACTGACACAGTGCTGAGCATGAACAGAGGGAGGAAATGATGACAACTTAATTGATTATAAGAAGCCACTGAAAAATGTCAGAATAAACAGGATCACATCTTTAGTTGAAACCATTCTTTCATATAGTTTGGGGAAAATCCTAAAGTTgacacacatattcacatataCCATATACATTAATAAAAACCTAGAAACAACCTAATTTGGGCCTATAGAAAATTAGTAAACTGCAGCACAATCAGACAAAAGAatattacataaaaattaataaaccaTGACAACAGAAAATGAATCTTAACAATATTCTATGAAGAAAGGGTAGAGGCATGTTCCTGTTATCCCTACTAATGAAGCTGAATGAGGAGAACTTGAGCCtaggattcaaggccagcctgggaaaaatAACAAGACTCCTCAAAAAAAGTATTATCTAAAAGATTACATACAATCTCagtttttttataaatttaagtacaaataaaatatatggaatATATAAAATAGCATCTACGATTTGCTTCAAATTAATCCATAGTCAGAGGGCAAAAGCCTAAACAGTATGGTAATTTGCTGATAATTACTCAAGCATAATGGTAAATGCACAAAGaatcaatttttttatttgtgtattgatttgatattttccatgaaataatttttagaaacagACATTTGGTAAAGCCATATTAAAAGGGATTCAAGGAACACGAATAGATGAACCTATAAATCAGAATGAATGAGCAACGTCATGGATGGGGCAAAACTGGAAGGAAGTAGGGAATTTCTTCTGGTGCACAGAACTGGGTATTAACCCAGGGCATCATACAAGCTAGGTTAGCACACCTCCCGCCTGCTTATTATCTTGTTAATAattactgaataaataaataaataaaagtgggtcaCAATGGACCAATGAACCAAGGACTCAACAAATTATGTACTAgaggaacaattttttaaaagttagtaagaaaatatttcttgtttttttttttttaaatcttgataGGTATGCAGAAAAGGACTGCAGGCAGGTAATACTGAAGTCAAGAAGATCCTTCAGAAAGTTAATACACACAGTATAGTCAAGTGAAAATAAGAATATGAAatcagggggtggagagatggcttagcagttaaggcacttgtctgcaaagcctaaagacccatgttcgaccctccaggtcccacgtaagc is from Jaculus jaculus isolate mJacJac1 chromosome 18, mJacJac1.mat.Y.cur, whole genome shotgun sequence and encodes:
- the Phc1 gene encoding polyhomeotic-like protein 1 isoform X2 yields the protein MGLESEHHSWGPWNAVMETESEQNSSSTNGSSSSGGSSRPQIAQMSLYERQAVQALQALQRQPNAAQYFHQFMLQQQLSNAQLHSLAAVQQATIAASRQASSPNTSTTQQQTNTTQASINLATTSAAQLISRSQSVSSPSATTLTQSVLLGNTTSPPLNQSQAQMYLRPQLGNLLQVNRTLGRNVPLASQLILMPNGAVAAVQQEVPPAQSPGVHADADQVQNLAVRNQQASAQGPQIPGSTQKAIPPGASPVSSLSQASGQALAVAQASGASGQSLNLSQAGGSSGNSLPGSMGPGGGGQVPGGLGQLPSSGMGGGSCSRKGTGVVQPLPAAQTVTMSQGSQTEAESAAAKKAEADGSGQQNVGMNLTRTATPAPSQTLISSATYTQIQPHSLIQQQQQIHLQQKQVVIQQQIAIHHQQQFQHRQSQLLHTATHLQLAQQQQQQQQQQQQQQQQQQATALTAPQPPQVPPTQQVPPSQSQQAQTLVVQPMLQSSPLSLPPDSAPKPPIPIQSKPPIAPIKPPQLGTAKISATQQPPPHIPVQVVGSRQPGSAQAQALSLAQLAAAVPTSRGMPGAVQPGQAHLASSPPSSQAPGALQECSPTLAPGMTLAPVQGTAHVLKGGATSSSPVVAQVPAAFHMQPVHLPSKPQTLAVKRKAESEEERDDVPTLGSLLPTKASPEAESPKVMEENSLGEKAEPVASMNANTPSSELVALTPTPSAPPPTLAMVSRQMGDSKLPQAIVKPQILTHIIEGFVIQEGAEPFPVGCSQLLKESEKPLQTSVPTGLNESQSSGPLGGDSPSIELDKKANLLKCEYCGKYAPAEQFRGSKRFCSMTCAKRYNVSCSHQFRLKRKKMKEFQEASYARVRRRGPRRSSSDIARAKVQGKRHRGQEDSSRGSDNSSYDEALSPTSPGPLSVRAGHGERELGNTITAPPTPELHGINPMFLSSNPSRWSVEEVYEFIASLQGCQEIAEEFRSQEIDGQALLLLKEEHLMSAMNIKLGPALKICAKINVLKET
- the Phc1 gene encoding polyhomeotic-like protein 1 isoform X4 translates to METESEQNSSSTNGSSSSGGSSRPQIAQMSLYERQAVQALQALQRQPNAAQYFHQFMLQQQLSNAQLHSLAAVQQATIAASRQASSPNTSTTQQQTNTTQASINLATTSAAQLISRSQSVSSPSATTLTQSVLLGNTTSPPLNQSQAQMYLRPQLGNLLQVNRTLGRNVPLASQLILMPNGAVAAVQQEVPPAQSPGVHADADQVQNLAVRNQQASAQGPQIPGSTQKAIPPGASPVSSLSQASGQALAVAQASGASGQSLNLSQAGGSSGNSLPGSMGPGGGGQVPGGLGQLPSSGMGGGSCSRKGTGVVQPLPAAQTVTMSQGSQTEAESAAAKKAEADGSGQQNVGMNLTRTATPAPSQTLISSATYTQIQPHSLIQQQQQIHLQQKQVVIQQQIAIHHQQQFQHRQSQLLHTATHLQLAQQQQQQQQQQQQQQQQQQATALTAPQPPQVPPTQQVPPSQSQQAQTLVVQPMLQSSPLSLPPDSAPKPPIPIQSKPPIAPIKPPQLGTAKISATQQPPPHIPVQVVGSRQPGSAQAQALSLAQLAAAVPTSRGMPGAVQPGQAHLASSPPSSQAPGALQECSPTLAPGMTLAPVQGTAHVLKGGATSSSPVVAQVPAAFHMQPVHLPSKPQTLAVKRKAESEEERDDVPTLGSLLPTKASPEAESPKVMEENSLGEKAEPVASMNANTPSSELVALTPTPSAPPPTLAMVSRQMGDSKLPQAIVKPQILTHIIEGFVIQEGAEPFPVGCSQLLKESEKPLQTSVPTGLNESQSSGPLGGDSPSIELDKKANLLKCEYCGKYAPAEQFRGSKRFCSMTCAKRYNVSCSHQFRLKRKKMKEFQEASYARVRRRGPRRSSSDIARAKVQGKRHRGQEDSSRGSDNSSYDEALSPTSPGPLSVRAGHGERELGNTITAPPTPELHGINPMFLSSNPSRWSVEEVYEFIASLQGCQEIAEEFRSQEIDGQALLLLKEEHLMSAMNIKLGPALKICAKINVLKET
- the Phc1 gene encoding polyhomeotic-like protein 1 isoform X3 — encoded protein: MNIFTQACLESEHHSWGPWNAVMETESEQNSSSTNGSSSSGGSSRPQIAQMSLYERQAVQALQALQRQPNAAQYFHQFMLQQQLSNAQLHSLAAVQQATIAASRQASSPNTSTTQQQTNTTQASINLATTSAAQLISRSQSVSSPSATTLTQSVLLGNTTSPPLNQSQAQMYLRVNRTLGRNVPLASQLILMPNGAVAAVQQEVPPAQSPGVHADADQVQNLAVRNQQASAQGPQIPGSTQKAIPPGASPVSSLSQASGQALAVAQASGASGQSLNLSQAGGSSGNSLPGSMGPGGGGQVPGGLGQLPSSGMGGGSCSRKGTGVVQPLPAAQTVTMSQGSQTEAESAAAKKAEADGSGQQNVGMNLTRTATPAPSQTLISSATYTQIQPHSLIQQQQQIHLQQKQVVIQQQIAIHHQQQFQHRQSQLLHTATHLQLAQQQQQQQQQQQQQQQQQQATALTAPQPPQVPPTQQVPPSQSQQAQTLVVQPMLQSSPLSLPPDSAPKPPIPIQSKPPIAPIKPPQLGTAKISATQQPPPHIPVQVVGSRQPGSAQAQALSLAQLAAAVPTSRGMPGAVQPGQAHLASSPPSSQAPGALQECSPTLAPGMTLAPVQGTAHVLKGGATSSSPVVAQVPAAFHMQPVHLPSKPQTLAVKRKAESEEERDDVPTLGSLLPTKASPEAESPKVMEENSLGEKAEPVASMNANTPSSELVALTPTPSAPPPTLAMVSRQMGDSKLPQAIVKPQILTHIIEGFVIQEGAEPFPVGCSQLLKESEKPLQTSVPTGLNESQSSGPLGGDSPSIELDKKANLLKCEYCGKYAPAEQFRGSKRFCSMTCAKRYNVSCSHQFRLKRKKMKEFQEASYARVRRRGPRRSSSDIARAKVQGKRHRGQEDSSRGSDNSSYDEALSPTSPGPLSVRAGHGERELGNTITAPPTPELHGINPMFLSSNPSRWSVEEVYEFIASLQGCQEIAEEFRSQEIDGQALLLLKEEHLMSAMNIKLGPALKICAKINVLKET
- the Phc1 gene encoding polyhomeotic-like protein 1 isoform X5, whose amino-acid sequence is MNIFTQACLESEHHSWGPWNAVMETESEQNSSSTNGSSSSGGSSRPQIAQMSLYERQAVQALQALQRQPNAAQYFHQFMLQQQLSNAQLHSLAAVQQATIAASRQASSPNTSTTQQQTNTTQASINLATTSAAQLISRSQSVSSPSATTLTQSVLLGNTTSPPLNQSQAQMYLRVQNLAVRNQQASAQGPQIPGSTQKAIPPGASPVSSLSQASGQALAVAQASGASGQSLNLSQAGGSSGNSLPGSMGPGGGGQVPGGLGQLPSSGMGGGSCSRKGTGVVQPLPAAQTVTMSQGSQTEAESAAAKKAEADGSGQQNVGMNLTRTATPAPSQTLISSATYTQIQPHSLIQQQQQIHLQQKQVVIQQQIAIHHQQQFQHRQSQLLHTATHLQLAQQQQQQQQQQQQQQQQQQATALTAPQPPQVPPTQQVPPSQSQQAQTLVVQPMLQSSPLSLPPDSAPKPPIPIQSKPPIAPIKPPQLGTAKISATQQPPPHIPVQVVGSRQPGSAQAQALSLAQLAAAVPTSRGMPGAVQPGQAHLASSPPSSQAPGALQECSPTLAPGMTLAPVQGTAHVLKGGATSSSPVVAQVPAAFHMQPVHLPSKPQTLAVKRKAESEEERDDVPTLGSLLPTKASPEAESPKVMEENSLGEKAEPVASMNANTPSSELVALTPTPSAPPPTLAMVSRQMGDSKLPQAIVKPQILTHIIEGFVIQEGAEPFPVGCSQLLKESEKPLQTSVPTGLNESQSSGPLGGDSPSIELDKKANLLKCEYCGKYAPAEQFRGSKRFCSMTCAKRYNVSCSHQFRLKRKKMKEFQEASYARVRRRGPRRSSSDIARAKVQGKRHRGQEDSSRGSDNSSYDEALSPTSPGPLSVRAGHGERELGNTITAPPTPELHGINPMFLSSNPSRWSVEEVYEFIASLQGCQEIAEEFRSQEIDGQALLLLKEEHLMSAMNIKLGPALKICAKINVLKET